The sequence below is a genomic window from Streptomyces sudanensis.
GGTCGTCGAAAGCGGCCACGTCGCCTGGGTGGGGTCCGAGGGCGCCGCCGACGCCTTCGCCTCCGGCGCGGACGAGGTGGTCGATCTCGAAGGCGCCCTGGTCACCCCCGCGTTCACCGACGCCCATGTGCACACCACCGCCACCGGGCTCGCCCTGACCGGCCTCGACCTGTCCGGCGCCCGCACCCTGGACGAAGCGCTGGCCCTCGTACGGGACTTCGCCGCCGCCCGCCCCGGCGGCCGGGTCCTGCTGGGGCACGGCTGGGACGCCGCGCGCTGGCCCGAGCGGCGCCACCCGAGCCGTGCGCAGCTCGACGAGGCGACCGGCGGCCGGCCCCTGTACCTCACACGGATCGACGTGCACTCCGCCGTCGTCACCACCGCGCTCCTCGACCTCGTCCCCGGCGTCACGGCCCTCGACGGCTACCACCCGGAGGAGCCCCTGACCGGCGCCGCCCACCACGCCGTACGGGCCGCCGCGTACGGCGCCGTCACGCCGGCGCAGCGCGCCGAGGCCCAGCGCGCCGCCCTCCACCACGCCGCGTCGCTCGGCATCGGCACCGTCCACGAGTGCGGCGGCCCGGACATCTCCGACGAGGAGGACTTCACCGCGCTGCTGGGGCTCGCGGAGGAGGAGCCGCTGCCCCGGGTCGTCGGCTACTGGGCCGAGGCGATCACCGGAGCCGAGGGCGCGCGGCGGATCCGCGAACTGGGGGCCGCCGGCGCCGCCGGCGACCTCTTCGTCGACGGTTCGCTCGGCTCCCACACGGCCTGCCTGCACGAGCCGTACGCCGACGCCCCGCACACCGGCGCCGCCCACCTCGACGCGGCCGCGATCGCCGCCCACGTCGCCGCCTGCACCGAGGCGGGGCTCCAGGCCGGCTTCCACGCCATCGGGGACGCCGCGGTGACCGCCGTCGTGGACGGTGTGCGCACCGCCGCCGAGACGGTCGGCCTCCACCGGATCCGCGCCGCCCGGCACCGCGTCGAGCACGCCGAGATGCTCACCCCCGAGACCGTCGCGGCCTTCGCCGAACTGGGCCTGACCGCCTCCGTCCAGCCCGCCTTCGACGCGGCCTGGGGCGGCGAGGACGGCATGTACGCCCAGCGGCTCGGCGTCGCGCGCGCCCGCACCCTCAACCCGTACGCGGCGCTGCTGCGCGCCGGTGTGCCGCTCGCCTTCGGCTCCGACAGCCCGGTCACCCCCCTGGACCCCTGGGGAACCGTCCGCGCCGCCGCCTTCCACCGGACGCCCGAGCACCGCGTCTCCGTCCGCGCCGCCTTCACCGCCCACACCCGCGGCGGCTGGCGGGCGGCCGGCCGCGACGACGCGGGCGTCCTCGTGCCGGGCGCGCCCGCCGACTACGCCGTCTGGCGGGCCGGCGACCTGGTCGTCCAGGCGCCCGACGACCGGGTCGCCCGCTGGTCCACCGACCCTAGGTCGGGGACGCCCGGGCTGCCCGACCTGACGCCGGGCACCCCGCTGCCGGTGTGCCTGCGCACGGTGGTCGGCGGGCACACGGTGTTCACGCGGCCCGGCGGGTGAGGCGGGGCGCCCCCGCGCCGCCCGGACGGTGCGGAGGCGCCGCGCGCCCGGACGGGCGCCCCGCCCCACGCCGTCGATCGCCGGTGCCGCGGGCTCGCTAAGGTGGGCATCCGCGCTAGGACGTTAAGGGGCAGCAGTGAAAGACGACGGTCAGGGTCAGCGGCGGTACGGACCGCTGGGCAGGGTCTTGGTGATCGTTCCGACCTACAACGAGGCGGAGAACATCGGGCCGATCGTCTCCCGGGTACGGGCCGCCGTGCCGGACGCGGACGTCCTCGTCGCCGACGACAACAGCCCCGACGGCACCGGCAAGATCGCCGACGAGCTGGCCGCCGGGGACGACCACGTCCACGTGCTGCACCGCAAGGGCAAGGAGGGCCTCGGCGCGGCCTACCTCGCGGGTTTCCGCTGGGGCATGGACCACGGCTACGGCGTCCTGGTCGAGATGGACGCCGACGGCTCCCACCGGCCCGAGGAACTGCCCCGGCTCCTCACCGCCCTGAAGGGCGCGGACCTCGTACTCGGTTCCCGCTGGATCCCCGGCGGCCGGATCGTCAACTGGCCGAAGTCGCGCGAGTACCTCTCGCGGGGCGCCAGCGTCTACTCGCGGCTGCTGCTCGGCGTGCCGATCCGGGACGTCACCGGCGGGTTCCGGGCCTTCCGGGCGGAGACGCTGCGGGGGCTGGGGCTGGAGGACGTGGCGTCGCAGGGGTACTGCTTCCAGATCGACCTCGCCCGCCGGGCGGTCGCCGCCGGCTTCCACGTGGTGGAGGTCCCCATCACGTTCGTGGAGCGCGAGCACGGCGACTCCAAGATGAGCCGTGACATCGTCGTCGAGGCGCTGTGGCGGGTCACCGCCTGGGGCGTGGCCACCCGGGCCGGCCGGCTGACGGGCCGCGAACGCGGCTGAGGCGGGGAGGGGGCGGGGGCCTTACGCCGTTCCGCCGCCCCCTTGGGCACACTGGGGGCATGACGACCGGTGCACCGCTGTCCCCGACCCGTGGGCGCTCCCGCGCCCGCATCCTCGTACCCCTCGCCCTGGCCGCCTGGCTGGTGCTGGAGGTCTGGCTGCTGACCCTGGTGGCGGACGCCGTGAGCGTCCTCGCGGTGCTCGGCCTGCTGGCGGGTGCCGGGCTCCTCGGCGCCGCGGTGGTGAAGCGTGCCGGCCGCCGGGCCTTCGCGGCGCTCACCGGGACGCTGCGGGACCGGAAGGCGGGCGGCGCCCCGGCCCCGGCCGGGAGGAGCGGCGACGGCAACGGCATGCTGATGCTCGGCGGCCTGCTGCTGGTGCTGCCGGGCCTGGCCTCCGACGCGGTGGGCCTGCTGCTCCTGGTGCCGCCGGTGCGCAGGGCCGCGGCCCGCCGCGCGGAGCGCGCCCTGGACCGCGGCATGGGAGCGGCCCTGGGGCGGGCCCGCGTCCACCGCCCGGGCGGCAGGGTGGTGCCCGGCGAGGTGGTCCGCGACCACCCCGGTCCCCCGGCGGGCTTCCGGGACGGCCGCCCTCCGCTGGCCCCCTGACGCCCGGGGCGCGGCAGGCGTCCCACGGGGGCCGACGGCGGCGCCGCCTCCTTACCGTCGCGGCCCGGGCGGCGGCGCGTGGTACCTGGGTCCGCGCTCCGTCCGGGCCGCCCGGCGAGTACGGCCCCCGCCGCGGAACGTCCGCCGCGCGGAGGCCGCCGTCACCGGCCGGGCACGCGAGAGCCGCGGGGCGCGGCACGTCGATGCGTACCGTGCCCCGCGGCTCTCGCGTGTGGCCGGGTGCTAGCCCGTCACGCGGACTTCCTGCTGTCGCGCGGGTGCACGGCGATGTTCATGGCGCCGGAACGCAGGACCGCCAGCCGCTCGGCCAGCACCTCTTCCAGCTCCTCGCGCGTGCGCCGCTCCATCAGCATGTCCCAGTGCGTGCGGGCGGGCTTCGCCTTCTTCTCCTCGGGGCCGTCGCCGTCCACCAGGAGCGCCTGGCTCCCGCAGACCTTGCACTCCCACTCCGGTGGGATCTCCGCCTCGACCGAGAACGGCATCTCGAAACGATGCCCCTTCTCGCACGCGTACTCCACCGCCTGGCGCGGGGCCAGATCGATGCCGCGGTCGGTCTCGTAGCTGGTCACCACGAGGCGCGTGCCGCGAAGAGCTCGCTCACTCATGAATCGTGCCTCCCGGGCTTGTCGCCCACAGGACAGGTGTCGCTGTCGTCGTCATCCGGTCAACGTCCGGTCGGCGGTGAAGATTCCCGTTGCGGGTCATGCGTCGCCCGTCGTGCCGCCCCTTGTTCTACCCACCAATGCCCGTTTTGTCACATCTGGCAGGAGATGTCACCCTATGCTTGCGCTGTTCGAGCATGCAGTAACGGTCCGCCTGGCAGGCCAAAGGCGTATACTAGCGGCCTTTCCGTCCGGCGTCTAAACCGGTCTGCCCCCGTACCGTCGGCTCCACACCCCCGGCCCCCGGCCCCGGCTCAGATCCGCTCGGGCACCGGATTGCCCGCGGCGGCCACCGCGCGCCGCACCGGCACGCGGGCGAGCAGCACGAAGCCCGCCACGAAGAACAGCACCAGCGAGGCGATCGCGTCCCGGTAGCTGCCGGTCAGCTGGTAGGCGAGCCCGAAGACCAGCGGCCCCAGCCAGCTCAGCCCGCGGTCGCTCATCTCGTACGCCGAGAAGTACTCCGCCTCCTTGCCGCGCGGCACCAGGTGCGAGAACAGCGACCGCGACAGGGCCTGGCTGCCGCCCAGCACCAGGCCGATGGCCGCCGCCAGCGCGTAGAACCAGGCCGGCGCCCCGGCCGGCAGGAGGTATCCGGCCACCAGGATCAGCGTCCACAGAGCCAGTGACCCGAGGATCGTCCGCTTCGCCCCGTACGAGCGGGCCAGCCGCCCCATCCCCAGCGCCCCCGCGACCGCCAGGACCTGCACCAGCAGCACCGCCGTGATCAGCGTCGTCTGGTCCAGCCCCAGCTCCTCCGAGCCGTACACCGACGCCTGGGAGATCACGGTCTGCACCCCGTCGTTGTAGACGAGGTACGCCAGCAGGAACGACAGCGTCAGCGGATGCCGCCGCATGTCGCGCAGCGTCGCCACGAGCTGCCGCCACCCCGACCCGGCGGCGCCCCCGCCGCCGGGCCCCGTCCGGCGGTCGCGCAGCCGCCGCAGCGGCACGAGGGTGAAGGCGCCCCACCACAGGCCGGCCGAGGCCAGGCAGATCCGCACCGCGGCCGACTCCGTCAGCCCGAACGACTCGTGCCCGCCGTACAGCACCAGGTTCAGGACCAGGACCAGCGCGCCGGAGGTGTACCCGAACGCCCACCCCCGGGAGGAGACCGCGTCGCGCTCCTCCGGCTCCGCGATCTGCGGGAGGTACGCGTTGTACAGCGCCATCGACACGGCCAGCGAGGCGTTGGCGACGATCAGCAGGAGCGCGCCCAGCAGGTAGCGGTCGCCGTCCAGGAAGAACATCCCCGCCGTGGCGCCCGCCCCCGTGTACGCGGCGGCCGCCAGCAGCGGCTTCTTCCGCCCCGTGCGGTCCGCCGCCGCGCTCGCCAGTGGCATCGCCAGCACCGCGAGGACGATCGACAGGGAGACGGAGTACGCGAAGACCGACCCGGCCCGCACCGGGACGCCCAGCGGGTGCACGAAGCCGTCCGGGCCGGCCGCGGCCTCCGCCACCGACGTCAGGTACGGCCCGAGGAACACGGTCAGGACGCTGGTGGAGTACACCGAGCAGGCGAAGTCGTAGAAGTACCAGCCGCGCTGCTCGCGCCGGCGGTCGGGCGGGGGCGC
It includes:
- a CDS encoding polyprenol monophosphomannose synthase, whose translation is MIVPTYNEAENIGPIVSRVRAAVPDADVLVADDNSPDGTGKIADELAAGDDHVHVLHRKGKEGLGAAYLAGFRWGMDHGYGVLVEMDADGSHRPEELPRLLTALKGADLVLGSRWIPGGRIVNWPKSREYLSRGASVYSRLLLGVPIRDVTGGFRAFRAETLRGLGLEDVASQGYCFQIDLARRAVAAGFHVVEVPITFVEREHGDSKMSRDIVVEALWRVTAWGVATRAGRLTGRERG
- a CDS encoding RNA polymerase-binding protein RbpA: MSERALRGTRLVVTSYETDRGIDLAPRQAVEYACEKGHRFEMPFSVEAEIPPEWECKVCGSQALLVDGDGPEEKKAKPARTHWDMLMERRTREELEEVLAERLAVLRSGAMNIAVHPRDSRKSA
- a CDS encoding MFS transporter, with protein sequence MTAGTTDRDAGAAAPPPDRRREQRGWYFYDFACSVYSTSVLTVFLGPYLTSVAEAAAGPDGFVHPLGVPVRAGSVFAYSVSLSIVLAVLAMPLASAAADRTGRKKPLLAAAAYTGAGATAGMFFLDGDRYLLGALLLIVANASLAVSMALYNAYLPQIAEPEERDAVSSRGWAFGYTSGALVLVLNLVLYGGHESFGLTESAAVRICLASAGLWWGAFTLVPLRRLRDRRTGPGGGGAAGSGWRQLVATLRDMRRHPLTLSFLLAYLVYNDGVQTVISQASVYGSEELGLDQTTLITAVLLVQVLAVAGALGMGRLARSYGAKRTILGSLALWTLILVAGYLLPAGAPAWFYALAAAIGLVLGGSQALSRSLFSHLVPRGKEAEYFSAYEMSDRGLSWLGPLVFGLAYQLTGSYRDAIASLVLFFVAGFVLLARVPVRRAVAAAGNPVPERI
- a CDS encoding amidohydrolase, coding for MLLRGGEVHSPADPFATAMVVESGHVAWVGSEGAADAFASGADEVVDLEGALVTPAFTDAHVHTTATGLALTGLDLSGARTLDEALALVRDFAAARPGGRVLLGHGWDAARWPERRHPSRAQLDEATGGRPLYLTRIDVHSAVVTTALLDLVPGVTALDGYHPEEPLTGAAHHAVRAAAYGAVTPAQRAEAQRAALHHAASLGIGTVHECGGPDISDEEDFTALLGLAEEEPLPRVVGYWAEAITGAEGARRIRELGAAGAAGDLFVDGSLGSHTACLHEPYADAPHTGAAHLDAAAIAAHVAACTEAGLQAGFHAIGDAAVTAVVDGVRTAAETVGLHRIRAARHRVEHAEMLTPETVAAFAELGLTASVQPAFDAAWGGEDGMYAQRLGVARARTLNPYAALLRAGVPLAFGSDSPVTPLDPWGTVRAAAFHRTPEHRVSVRAAFTAHTRGGWRAAGRDDAGVLVPGAPADYAVWRAGDLVVQAPDDRVARWSTDPRSGTPGLPDLTPGTPLPVCLRTVVGGHTVFTRPGG
- the fxsA gene encoding FxsA family membrane protein codes for the protein MTTGAPLSPTRGRSRARILVPLALAAWLVLEVWLLTLVADAVSVLAVLGLLAGAGLLGAAVVKRAGRRAFAALTGTLRDRKAGGAPAPAGRSGDGNGMLMLGGLLLVLPGLASDAVGLLLLVPPVRRAAARRAERALDRGMGAALGRARVHRPGGRVVPGEVVRDHPGPPAGFRDGRPPLAP